One genomic window of Motacilla alba alba isolate MOTALB_02 chromosome 3, Motacilla_alba_V1.0_pri, whole genome shotgun sequence includes the following:
- the DDX43 gene encoding probable ATP-dependent RNA helicase DDX43 — protein MSDWDASSDEELGAPDWPRAAAAAGPLCWSPSTPSWGRASVEGGGRRGKGTGNPGGEGWEPRGAEGSGGPRRAARQRPARAAAGQARDSAAPLCFHLDSALVGALIGRGGAKIKELEDSSGSRIKVTRGTYESEVKIFGSIDVQNKAKMLIDNLITSSGQNYVRGGTEKGKTLDVIKPENNPKKPVINWASLRENRAKYESMKWAGLPPIEKNFYKESPRTASMSQEEVELWRKENNDITCDDLKEGEKRCIPNPVCKFEDVFEHYPDIMANIRKVGFQKPTPIQSQAWPIILQGIDLIGIAQTGTGKTLAYLMPGFIHLTSQPISKDQRGGPGMLVLAPTRELALQVEAECSKYAYKGIKSICVYGGGDRKGQIDMVTKGVDIVIATPGRLNDLQMNNFINLKSITYLVLDEADRMLDMGFEPQIMKILIDVRPDRQTVMTSATWPDGVRRLAKSYLKNPMIVYVGTLDLAAVSTVQQKVIVIPEEEKRAFMHSFIKSMKPKDKVIIFVGKKLTVIALFHLRADDLASDFGIQGIPVQSLHGNREQCDREQALDDFKKGKVRILVATDLASRGLDVHDITHVFNFDFPRNIEEYVHRVGRTGRAGRSGEAVTLVTSNDWRFASELIDILERANQVSIHYWVVPDKLIAMAERYKQSQMRKEIEKDIQRPWRKPSK, from the exons ATGTCGGACTGGGACGCGAGCAGCGACGAGGAGCTGGGCGCGCCGGACTGGCCGCgggccgctgctgctgccgggccGCTGTGCTGGTCGCCCAGCACCCCTTCGTGGGGCCGCGCCTCCGTGGAGGGCGGTGGGCGGCGGGGGAAGGGCACGGGGAATCCCGGAGGGGAAGGGTGGGAGCCGCGAGGCGCTGAAGGCTCCGGCGGCCCGAGGCGGGCGGCGCGGCAGCGGCCGGCCCGAGCTGCGGCCGGCCAGGCTCGGGACTCTGCGGCGCCGCTCTGCTTCCACCTGGATAGCGCCCTGGTCGGGGCTCTCATAG GTAGGGGTGGAGCTAAAATTAAAGAACTTGAGGATTCTTCGGGTTCCAGGATAAAG GTTACAAGAGGAACCTATGAATCTGAAGTAAAGATTTTTGGCAGCATTGATgtacaaaacaaagccaagatGTTGATTGACAATCTTATTACAAGTTCTGGGCAAAACTATGTTAGAGGTGGGACAGAGAAAG GAAAAACCTTGGACGTTATCAAGCCTGAAAATAACCCAAAGAAACCAGTAATTAACTGGGCCTCTCTTCGAGAAAACAGGGCCAAATATGAATCTATGAAGTGGGCAG GCTTGCCTCCAATTGAGAAAAACTTCTACAAAGAATCACCCAGGACTGCATCTATGTCCCAAGAAGAAGTGGAACTGTGGCG gaaagaaaataatgatatAACTTGTGATGACTTGAAAGAAGGTGAAAAACGCTGCATTCCCAATCCCGTTTGTAAATTTGAAGATGTATTTGAGCATTATCCTGATATTATGGCCAATATAAGAAAAGTTGGTTTTCAAAAGCCTACACCAATTCAG TCCCAGGCGTGGCCAATTATACTCCAAGGAATTGATCTTATTGGTATAGCGCAGACTGGGACTGGGAAGACATTGGCATACTTAATGCCTGGATTCATTCACTTGACTTCACAACCAAT ATCCAAAGATCAGCGTGGGGGGCCTGGAATGTTGGTTCTTGCTCCCACTAGAGAACTGGCACTTCAAGTAGAGGCAGAGTGTTCAAAGTATGCATACAAAGGAATTAAAAG tatttgcGTCTATGGTGGTGGGGACCGAAAAGGACAGATAGACATGGTTACCAAAGGTGTGGATATTGTTATTGCTACTCCTGGCAGACTGAATGATCTTCAAATGAACAACTTCATAAATTTGAAGAGCATAACATATTTG GTTTTAGATGAGGCTGACAGAATGCTGGATATGGGATTTGAACCTCAGATAATGAAGATCTTAATAGATGTGCGTCCTGACAGACAAACTGTTATGACAAG TGCTACTTGGCCTGATGGTGTCCGTCGCCTAGCAAAATCCTACTTAAAAAATCCCATGATTGTGTATGTCGGCACTCTTGACTTAGCA GCAGTAAGCACAGTACAACAAAAAGTTATTGTTATCCCcgaggaagaaaagagagctTTCATGCATAGCTTCATTAAGTCTATGAAGCCAAAAGATAAGGTCATCATTTTTGTGGGCAAAAAGCTTAC agtCATTGCTTTATTTCACCTTAGAGCCGATGACTTGGCAAGTGACTTTGGTATCCAAGGAATTCCAGTACAGTCACTTCATGGCAACAGGGAACAATGTGATCGAGAACAGGCTTTGGATGACTTCAAGAAAG GCAAAGTTCGAATATTGGTGGCTACTGACTTGGCATCCCGTGGCCTCGATGTGCACGATATTACTCATGTTTTCAACTTCGATTTCCCTCGCAACATTGAAGAATATGTTCACAGAGTAGGTCGCACTGGAAGAGCAGG GCGCTCTGGGGAGGCAGTAACCCTTGTCACGAGCAATGATTGGAGGTTTGCGTCCGAGCTGATTGACATTCTGGAAAGAGCAAACCAAGTAAGCATACATTACTGG GTAGTTCCTGACAAGCTTATTGCAATGGCAGAAAGATACAAACAATcacaaatgagaaaagaaattgaaaaggaTATACAAAGACCTTGGAGAAAGCCCTCAAAATAA